The following are from one region of the Halodesulfurarchaeum sp. HSR-GB genome:
- a CDS encoding replication factor A (Replication protein A protects and stabilize the intermediate ssDNA that is generated by the unwinding action of a DNA helicase at the replication fork. In addition, SSBs prevent the formation of secondary structures by single-stranded template DNA.) yields the protein MSDIQSAAEDIHEEFAEHLDIQIEDVANRLDRLVTEYKVPLSEARRSVENHYLEEAGLEREDLSAGSETEVSVADIDQPEEWVSLTAQVVELWEPRSDAVGQVGLLGDASGTIKFTAWAKSDLESLEEGEVYRLDNVVTDEYQGRYSVKLNKTTEIAHLDEEIEVGNNDTTMEGALVDIQSGSGLIKRCPVEDCTRVLQNGRCSEHGDVEGEFDLRIKGVLDDGREVQDVIFDREMTESLTGIDLEEAKQMAQDALDTTVVADEMEDTLLGRYYSVTGPIMGRYLLANEVEELTEAVDPDDVLIRARSM from the coding sequence ATGAGCGACATACAATCCGCGGCCGAAGACATTCACGAGGAATTCGCCGAGCACCTGGACATCCAGATCGAGGACGTGGCAAACCGGCTGGACAGACTCGTCACCGAGTACAAGGTCCCACTCTCCGAGGCGCGTCGCAGCGTGGAGAATCACTACCTCGAGGAGGCGGGCCTCGAACGTGAGGACCTCTCGGCCGGCAGCGAGACCGAGGTCTCGGTCGCGGACATCGACCAGCCCGAAGAGTGGGTCAGTCTGACCGCCCAGGTCGTCGAACTCTGGGAGCCCCGCAGCGATGCAGTCGGGCAGGTGGGCCTGCTCGGCGATGCGAGTGGCACCATCAAGTTCACCGCCTGGGCCAAGTCCGACCTCGAATCCCTCGAGGAGGGCGAGGTCTATCGCCTGGACAACGTCGTCACCGACGAGTACCAGGGCCGATACTCGGTCAAACTCAACAAGACGACCGAGATCGCCCACCTCGACGAGGAGATCGAGGTCGGGAACAACGACACCACCATGGAGGGCGCGCTGGTGGACATCCAGTCCGGGAGCGGGCTCATCAAGCGCTGTCCCGTCGAGGACTGCACCCGAGTCCTCCAGAACGGCCGGTGTTCGGAGCACGGCGACGTCGAGGGCGAGTTCGACCTGCGCATCAAGGGGGTCCTCGACGACGGCCGGGAGGTCCAGGACGTGATCTTCGACAGGGAGATGACCGAGTCACTCACCGGGATCGACCTGGAGGAGGCAAAACAGATGGCTCAGGACGCGTTGGACACCACCGTCGTCGCCGACGAGATGGAGGATACCCTCCTCGGCCGGTATTACAGCGTAACCGGCCCGATCATGGGTCGCTATCTGCTCGCGAACGAGGTCGAAGAGCTCACAGAAGCCGTCGATCCGGACGACGTTCTCATCCGGGCGAGGTCGATGTAG